A window from Limibacillus sp. encodes these proteins:
- a CDS encoding rod shape-determining protein, which translates to MLSRLLGMLSADMAIDLGTANTLVYVKGRGIVLNEPSVVAIAEVKGKKQVLAVGDEAKMMLGRTPGNIQAIRPLRDGVIADFEVAEEMIKHFIRKVHNRRSFASPQIIVCVPSGSTAVERRAIQESAEAAGARRVFLIEEPMAAAIGAGLPVTEPTGSMVVDIGGGTTEVAVLSLGGIVYARSVRVGGDKMDEAIIAYIRRNHNLLVGESSAERIKKEIGSACPPEDGDGQTLEIKGRDLMNGVPKELVISERQIAESLAEPISAIIEAVKVALEHTAPELAADIVDKGIILTGGGAMLHNLDFVLRASTGLPVSLADDPLSCVALGTGRCLEEMKTLKNVLIQMY; encoded by the coding sequence ATGCTCTCACGTCTCCTTGGCATGCTATCGGCCGACATGGCCATCGATCTGGGGACGGCCAACACCCTGGTCTACGTCAAGGGCCGGGGGATCGTGCTGAACGAGCCTTCCGTGGTCGCCATCGCCGAGGTGAAGGGCAAGAAGCAGGTTCTGGCGGTCGGTGACGAAGCCAAGATGATGCTGGGACGCACGCCCGGAAACATCCAGGCCATCCGGCCTCTGCGCGACGGCGTGATCGCCGACTTCGAAGTCGCCGAGGAAATGATCAAGCACTTCATCCGCAAGGTCCACAACCGGCGTTCCTTCGCCTCGCCCCAGATCATCGTCTGCGTGCCCTCCGGCTCGACCGCCGTCGAGCGCCGCGCGATTCAGGAGTCGGCCGAGGCCGCGGGCGCGCGCCGCGTGTTCCTGATCGAAGAGCCCATGGCGGCGGCCATCGGCGCCGGCCTGCCGGTGACCGAGCCGACCGGATCCATGGTCGTGGACATCGGCGGCGGCACGACCGAGGTCGCCGTGCTGTCGCTGGGCGGCATCGTCTACGCCCGCTCCGTGCGCGTCGGCGGCGACAAGATGGACGAGGCGATCATCGCCTACATCCGCCGCAACCATAACCTTCTGGTCGGCGAAAGCTCCGCCGAGCGGATCAAGAAGGAAATCGGGTCCGCCTGCCCGCCCGAGGACGGCGACGGACAGACGCTGGAGATCAAGGGCCGCGACCTGATGAACGGCGTGCCCAAGGAACTGGTCATCTCAGAGCGGCAGATCGCCGAGAGCCTCGCCGAGCCGATCAGCGCGATCATCGAAGCGGTGAAGGTGGCTCTGGAGCACACGGCGCCGGAACTGGCCGCCGACATCGTCGACAAGGGCATCATCCTGACCGGCGGCGGCGCCATGCTGCACAATCTGGATTTCGTGCTGCGCGCCTCGACCGGGCTTCCGGTTTCTCTGGCGGACGATCCGCTGTCCTGCGTGGCCCTGGGAACGGGCCGCTGCCTGGAAGAGATGAAGACGCTAAAGAACGTTCTGATTCAAATGTATTAG
- the mreD gene encoding rod shape-determining protein MreD codes for MSWSAEVKAPFLQRFDLALRAAAPITLSLLILLLSQVPVGLPGGLAFTPFLPLICVFYWTVHRPDLMPGWAVFVLGVLHDLLSGGPFGVGAFTLLAAYGLVASQRRFLVSFGVGLLWLAFAVLALLAALLVWLLSMMIMGVFLNPAPLAYQYVLTVAVYPLLAWFFARTQKSVLR; via the coding sequence ATGTCATGGAGCGCCGAGGTGAAGGCCCCCTTCCTGCAGCGGTTCGACCTGGCGCTGCGCGCTGCGGCGCCCATTACCCTCAGCCTGCTCATCCTGCTGTTGAGTCAGGTCCCGGTCGGCCTGCCCGGCGGCCTCGCCTTCACACCGTTCCTGCCGCTGATCTGCGTCTTCTATTGGACGGTGCACCGTCCGGATCTCATGCCCGGCTGGGCGGTCTTCGTGCTGGGCGTTCTGCATGACCTTTTGAGCGGCGGCCCCTTCGGAGTCGGCGCCTTCACGCTGCTTGCGGCCTATGGCCTGGTCGCTTCCCAAAGGCGCTTCTTGGTGAGCTTCGGCGTCGGGTTGCTGTGGCTGGCTTTCGCCGTCCTCGCCCTGCTGGCCGCGCTGCTTGTCTGGCTTCTCAGCATGATGATCATGGGGGTTTTCCTGAATCCGGCCCCGCTCGCGTATCAATATGTCCTGACGGTCGCGGTCTACCCCTTGCTGGCCTGGTTCTTCGCCCGTACACAAAAAAGCGTTCTGCGTTAG
- a CDS encoding GFA family protein encodes MERFTGGCLCGSVRFVATGRPYRVGLCHCLDCRKHHGALFHASAIFPQDAVTVEGETRDYGGRHFCPRCGSSVFGRSGDEVEVNLGSLDAPDQLTPTYELWTVRRESWLPEFPLKKRYQRDRDEAERSEE; translated from the coding sequence ATGGAGCGGTTCACCGGCGGGTGTTTGTGCGGCAGCGTTCGTTTCGTGGCGACGGGACGTCCCTACCGGGTCGGCCTTTGCCACTGCCTTGATTGCCGCAAGCATCATGGCGCGCTCTTTCACGCCTCCGCGATATTCCCTCAAGACGCGGTGACGGTAGAGGGCGAGACCCGCGACTATGGCGGGCGGCACTTCTGTCCGCGTTGCGGTTCCTCCGTCTTCGGGCGCAGCGGGGACGAGGTCGAGGTGAACTTGGGGTCCCTGGACGCCCCCGACCAACTGACGCCCACCTACGAGCTCTGGACGGTCAGGCGGGAATCCTGGTTGCCGGAGTTCCCGCTGAAGAAACGCTACCAGCGCGACCGCGACGAGGCGGAGCGCTCCGAGGAATAG
- the rodA gene encoding rod shape-determining protein RodA, with protein MSLNFDALRPNPRLSLGQKLWQINWGLIFLLLCLVGIGAAMLYSAANGSFEPWATRHVMRFGIAFAIMLAVALIDIRRWYSLCYLAYFAVLAMLVGVEFFGQVGMGAQRWIDLKVIQLQPSELMKVALVMALARYFHGRSLEEVRGFTRLLPPLALILLPVGLVLKQPDLGTALTLLAIGGVMFFVVGVRLWKFALVIAGGLAAIPIGWQFLHDYQQKRVLTFLNPENDPLGAGYHITQSKIALGSGGVFGKGFMQGSQSHLNFLPEKQTDFIFTMLAEEFGMVGGLFLLLIYAGIIVYGFAIALRSRNHFGRVLAMGVSANLFFYVFINTAMVMGLIPVVGVPLPMISYGGTAMVAVMGSIGLLLSVYVHRDIRIPRQGPGASD; from the coding sequence ATGTCACTCAACTTCGACGCCCTCAGACCGAACCCGCGCCTCTCGCTCGGCCAGAAGCTCTGGCAGATCAATTGGGGTCTCATCTTCCTGCTGCTCTGTCTGGTGGGCATCGGGGCGGCCATGCTCTATTCGGCGGCCAACGGCTCCTTCGAGCCCTGGGCCACCCGCCATGTCATGCGCTTTGGCATCGCCTTTGCGATCATGCTGGCCGTCGCGCTGATCGATATCCGCCGCTGGTATTCGCTCTGCTATCTCGCCTATTTCGCGGTGCTCGCGATGCTGGTGGGGGTGGAGTTCTTCGGCCAGGTCGGCATGGGCGCGCAGCGCTGGATCGACCTGAAGGTGATCCAGCTCCAGCCCTCTGAACTCATGAAGGTGGCTCTGGTGATGGCGCTGGCCCGCTACTTCCACGGCCGCAGCCTGGAAGAGGTGCGCGGCTTTACCCGGCTGCTGCCCCCGCTGGCCCTGATCCTGCTCCCGGTGGGACTGGTCCTGAAGCAGCCCGACCTCGGCACCGCCCTGACGCTGTTGGCGATCGGCGGCGTCATGTTCTTCGTGGTCGGCGTCAGGCTCTGGAAGTTCGCGCTGGTGATCGCCGGCGGCTTGGCCGCCATACCCATCGGCTGGCAGTTCCTGCACGACTACCAGCAAAAACGCGTGCTGACCTTCCTGAATCCTGAGAACGATCCCCTCGGCGCCGGGTATCACATCACCCAGTCGAAGATCGCGCTCGGCTCCGGCGGCGTCTTCGGCAAGGGCTTCATGCAGGGCAGTCAGAGCCACTTGAACTTCCTGCCCGAGAAGCAGACGGACTTCATCTTCACCATGCTGGCCGAGGAGTTCGGCATGGTGGGCGGTCTCTTCCTGCTGCTGATCTACGCCGGGATCATCGTCTACGGCTTCGCCATCGCGCTGCGCTCGCGCAACCACTTCGGGCGGGTGCTGGCCATGGGCGTCTCGGCCAACCTCTTCTTCTACGTCTTCATCAACACGGCCATGGTCATGGGCCTGATCCCGGTGGTCGGCGTGCCGCTGCCGATGATCTCCTACGGCGGCACCGCCATGGTCGCGGTCATGGGCAGCATCGGGCTCCTTCTCAGCGTCTATGTCCACCGCGACATCCGCATTCCCAGACAGGGCCCAGGCGCCAGTGACTGA
- a CDS encoding benzoate/H(+) symporter BenE family transporter: MMFREITPSAVYMGLLAAFVGYAASFAIVLAGLGKMGASEDQLATGLFFATLGMGVCSIWLPSATRIPAAVAWSTPGAAFLASTAALPGGFAEAVGSLILCAGLIAVTGLLPFLGRLVAAIPKPVANALLAGVLLKLCLAPALALGSIPLLVLPLLVAWLVGLTWHKLAAMPLAVLAFAVVMVFSVDLPQGAAPANPEWITGMAPVLPLFTLQGFVSIAVPLYLVTMAGQNIPGFAVLELNGYTVKRQQLIGRTGIASLLIAPFGAVPVNMSAITAAMMSGEDAGRDPARRYWAAIVSGLAYVVLAFFAGPVTSLTSLAPPALITAVAGLALIPALVASLSAAFAEPKQIEAPAMTFLIAASGMALFGVSGAFWGVAAGTIIWFVKKTRAAKGGS, translated from the coding sequence ATCATGTTTCGTGAGATCACTCCCTCTGCCGTCTACATGGGCCTGCTCGCGGCTTTCGTGGGCTACGCCGCGTCCTTCGCCATCGTGCTTGCCGGCCTCGGCAAGATGGGCGCGTCGGAGGACCAGTTGGCCACCGGCCTTTTCTTCGCGACCCTCGGCATGGGGGTCTGCAGCATCTGGCTGCCCTCGGCGACCCGCATTCCCGCCGCCGTCGCCTGGTCGACGCCCGGCGCTGCTTTCTTGGCCTCGACCGCGGCTTTGCCCGGCGGCTTCGCCGAGGCGGTCGGGTCCTTGATCCTCTGTGCGGGATTGATCGCGGTCACCGGCCTGCTTCCCTTTCTCGGGCGTTTGGTGGCGGCGATCCCAAAGCCAGTGGCGAATGCTCTGCTTGCGGGGGTCTTGCTGAAGCTCTGCCTCGCACCGGCCCTGGCGCTGGGCTCCATACCGCTGCTCGTTCTGCCCCTGCTGGTCGCCTGGCTGGTGGGGCTTACCTGGCACAAGCTGGCGGCCATGCCTCTGGCGGTCCTGGCCTTTGCGGTCGTCATGGTCTTCTCGGTCGATCTGCCGCAAGGGGCGGCGCCGGCGAACCCGGAGTGGATCACCGGAATGGCCCCGGTGCTGCCGCTCTTCACGCTGCAAGGCTTCGTCTCCATCGCGGTGCCGCTTTACCTGGTGACCATGGCCGGACAGAACATCCCGGGCTTCGCGGTGCTCGAGCTCAACGGCTATACGGTCAAGCGCCAGCAACTTATCGGAAGGACCGGCATCGCGAGCCTGCTGATCGCGCCCTTCGGGGCGGTTCCCGTAAACATGTCCGCGATCACGGCCGCCATGATGTCGGGAGAGGACGCAGGCCGCGATCCGGCGCGCCGCTACTGGGCCGCCATCGTCTCCGGACTGGCCTACGTGGTCCTGGCCTTCTTCGCGGGCCCAGTCACTTCCTTGACCAGTCTCGCGCCGCCGGCCCTGATCACCGCTGTCGCCGGTCTTGCGCTGATCCCGGCTTTGGTCGCCTCGCTATCGGCGGCCTTCGCCGAGCCCAAGCAGATTGAGGCGCCCGCCATGACCTTCCTGATCGCTGCGAGCGGCATGGCCCTCTTCGGGGTCAGCGGCGCCTTCTGGGGCGTGGCGGCGGGGACGATCATCTGGTTCGTCAAGAAAACCAGGGCGGCCAAGGGCGGGTCTTGA
- the mrdA gene encoding penicillin-binding protein 2 — MARKNQENDRYKSFTRRAILLGGVQAAAFSALAGRLYYLQVVESDKYAMLAEDNRISPRLLAPPRGPIYDRTGLELASNEPTYRAVVVPEQARDMVAILEAIGEIIPLSEEERKRILIDAARKRDFVPVTVKENLTWEQVSRLEVNAPSLPGVSIETGLIRSYPLGKPMAHIVGYVAAVSEDELTGDPLLELPSFRIGKSGVERQFDLALRGSPGNSQVEVNAVGRVIREISRQEGTPGQDLQLTIDAGLQHYVYGRLSAERSATAVVMDVEQGEVLALGSYPAFDPTAFTLGLSTEQWRSLSNDPQHPLTNKTIRGTYAPGSTFKMVVALAAQEAGLGGGHEVYCPGFMELGNGRFHCWKRWGHGKLTMTQAIQQSCDVYFYDLAKRVGIDAIAAMANRLGLGHQTGIELPGERDGLVPTKGWKLAYLGESWQGGETLVASIGQGFMLTSPLQLAVMTARLASGKAVKPTIVRNPEVLDPAFARQEPEPLGIPEAHLQLVRGGMDAVTNDRRGTAYRARIDIEGMEMAGKTGTSQVRRITMAERAAGVVKNEDLPWRRRDHALFVAFAPVDKPRYACAVVVEHGGGGSKAAAPIARDILMETQRRDPLKDRDGGQLAEFLRES; from the coding sequence ATGGCCAGGAAGAATCAGGAGAACGACCGCTACAAGTCCTTCACCCGCCGGGCGATCCTGCTGGGCGGCGTGCAGGCCGCGGCTTTCTCGGCCCTGGCCGGGCGCCTCTACTACCTCCAGGTCGTGGAATCGGACAAGTACGCCATGCTGGCGGAAGACAACCGCATCTCCCCGCGCCTGCTGGCCCCGCCGCGCGGTCCGATCTACGACCGCACGGGCCTCGAACTGGCCAGCAACGAGCCGACCTACCGCGCCGTGGTGGTGCCGGAACAGGCCCGCGACATGGTGGCGATCCTGGAGGCCATCGGCGAGATCATCCCGCTGTCGGAAGAGGAGCGCAAACGCATCCTGATCGACGCGGCGCGCAAGCGCGACTTCGTCCCGGTCACGGTGAAGGAGAACCTCACCTGGGAGCAGGTCAGCCGCCTGGAGGTGAACGCCCCCTCGCTGCCCGGCGTCTCCATCGAAACCGGTTTGATCCGCAGCTACCCGCTCGGCAAGCCCATGGCCCACATCGTCGGCTACGTGGCGGCCGTGTCCGAGGACGAACTGACCGGCGACCCGCTTCTAGAGCTGCCCTCCTTCCGCATCGGCAAGAGCGGCGTGGAGCGGCAGTTCGATCTGGCCCTGCGCGGCAGCCCGGGCAACAGCCAGGTGGAGGTGAACGCCGTCGGCCGGGTGATCCGGGAGATTTCGCGGCAGGAAGGAACCCCGGGCCAGGACCTGCAACTCACCATCGACGCCGGCCTACAGCACTATGTCTACGGACGCCTGAGCGCGGAGCGCTCCGCGACGGCGGTGGTGATGGACGTCGAGCAGGGTGAGGTTCTGGCGCTCGGCAGCTATCCGGCCTTCGACCCCACAGCCTTCACCCTGGGCCTCAGCACCGAACAGTGGCGCAGCCTGTCGAACGATCCGCAGCACCCGCTCACCAACAAGACGATCCGCGGCACCTACGCGCCCGGCTCCACCTTCAAGATGGTCGTGGCCTTGGCCGCTCAGGAGGCCGGACTCGGCGGCGGGCACGAGGTTTATTGCCCCGGTTTCATGGAGCTGGGCAACGGGCGCTTTCACTGCTGGAAACGCTGGGGTCACGGCAAGCTGACCATGACCCAGGCGATCCAGCAGTCCTGCGACGTCTACTTCTACGACCTGGCCAAGCGCGTCGGGATCGACGCCATCGCCGCCATGGCCAACCGCCTGGGCCTGGGCCACCAGACCGGCATCGAGCTGCCCGGCGAACGCGACGGACTGGTGCCGACCAAGGGCTGGAAGCTCGCCTACCTCGGTGAGAGCTGGCAGGGCGGCGAGACGCTCGTCGCCTCCATCGGCCAGGGCTTCATGCTGACCTCCCCCCTGCAGCTCGCTGTGATGACCGCGCGCCTGGCGAGCGGCAAGGCGGTGAAGCCGACGATCGTCCGCAACCCGGAAGTGCTCGACCCCGCCTTCGCGCGGCAGGAGCCCGAGCCGCTCGGCATTCCTGAGGCTCACCTGCAACTTGTCCGCGGCGGCATGGACGCGGTGACCAACGACCGCCGGGGCACCGCCTACCGCGCGCGGATCGACATCGAGGGCATGGAGATGGCCGGCAAGACCGGCACGTCCCAGGTGCGCCGCATCACCATGGCAGAGCGCGCCGCCGGCGTGGTCAAGAACGAGGACCTGCCCTGGCGCCGCCGCGACCATGCGCTCTTCGTCGCCTTCGCCCCGGTGGACAAGCCGCGCTACGCCTGCGCCGTGGTGGTGGAGCACGGCGGCGGCGGCTCCAAGGCCGCAGCACCCATTGCGCGCGACATCCTGATGGAAACCCAGCGCCGCGATCCTCTCAAGGACCGCGACGGGGGCCAGCTCGCCGAATTCCTGAGGGAAAGCTGA
- a CDS encoding 2-isopropylmalate synthase: MSTQVKPSDANRVIIFDTTLRDGEQSPGCSMNLQEKIQVARALEEMGVDVIEAGFPIASRGDFEAVREVARTVKNSQVAGLARATNKDIDRAWEALQNAAHPRIHTFISTSPLHMKFKLQMEPEAVHQAVIDSVSYARNLCDNVEWSPEDGTRTDPDFLARCVESAIKAGAGTINIPDTVGYTVPEEFAEMIGKLMNRVPNIDKAVISVHCHNDLGLAVANSLAAVKAGARQIECTINGIGERAGNCALEEVVMALRTRNDFMPYETGVDSTHIMRTSRLVSAITGFSVQPNKAIVGANAFAHESGIHQDGVLKNAQTYEIMTPESVGLTRSNLVMGKHSGRHAFKAKLKELGFELGDNEFQDAFQRFKELADHKKDVYDEDIIALVDDAVVRHNDVVRFVSLQVVCGSTGPQTAELVLNVQGEEQRAKAEGNGPVDATFEAIRKIMPHEAVLQLYQVHAVTGGTDAQAQVTVRLEEDGKTVNGQGADHDTLVASARAYVNALNKLLVKRERGEPAAMTA, from the coding sequence ATGAGCACCCAAGTCAAACCCAGCGACGCCAACCGCGTCATCATCTTCGACACCACCTTGCGCGACGGCGAGCAGTCTCCGGGCTGTTCGATGAACCTGCAGGAGAAGATCCAGGTCGCCCGCGCGCTCGAGGAAATGGGCGTCGATGTCATCGAAGCGGGCTTCCCGATCGCCTCGCGCGGCGATTTCGAGGCGGTCCGTGAGGTCGCCAGGACGGTCAAGAACAGCCAGGTTGCCGGTCTGGCCCGCGCCACCAACAAGGACATCGACCGCGCCTGGGAGGCCTTGCAGAACGCCGCCCATCCGCGCATCCACACCTTCATCTCCACCTCGCCGCTGCACATGAAGTTCAAGTTGCAGATGGAGCCGGAGGCCGTGCATCAGGCGGTGATCGACAGCGTTTCCTACGCGCGCAACCTCTGCGACAACGTCGAGTGGTCGCCCGAGGACGGCACCCGCACCGACCCGGACTTCCTGGCGCGCTGCGTGGAGTCGGCGATCAAGGCGGGCGCCGGCACGATCAACATCCCCGACACCGTGGGCTACACCGTGCCCGAGGAGTTCGCGGAGATGATCGGCAAGCTGATGAACCGCGTGCCCAACATCGACAAGGCGGTGATTTCGGTCCACTGCCATAACGACCTGGGCCTGGCGGTCGCCAACTCCCTGGCCGCGGTCAAGGCAGGCGCGCGTCAGATCGAGTGCACCATCAACGGCATCGGCGAGCGCGCGGGCAACTGCGCCTTGGAAGAGGTCGTGATGGCCCTGCGCACGCGCAACGACTTCATGCCCTACGAGACGGGCGTGGACTCCACCCACATCATGCGCACCTCCCGGCTGGTCTCCGCGATCACCGGTTTCTCGGTGCAGCCCAACAAGGCCATCGTCGGCGCCAACGCCTTCGCGCATGAAAGCGGCATCCATCAGGACGGCGTCCTGAAGAACGCCCAGACCTACGAGATCATGACGCCGGAGTCCGTCGGCCTGACCCGCTCCAACCTGGTCATGGGCAAGCATTCGGGCCGCCACGCCTTCAAGGCCAAGCTGAAGGAGCTGGGCTTCGAGTTGGGCGACAACGAGTTCCAGGACGCCTTCCAGCGCTTCAAGGAGCTGGCCGACCACAAGAAGGACGTCTACGACGAGGACATCATCGCCCTGGTCGACGACGCGGTGGTCCGTCACAACGACGTGGTCCGCTTCGTCTCGCTGCAGGTGGTCTGCGGCTCCACGGGCCCGCAGACCGCGGAACTGGTCCTGAACGTCCAGGGCGAGGAGCAGCGCGCCAAGGCCGAAGGCAACGGGCCGGTCGATGCGACCTTCGAGGCGATTCGCAAGATCATGCCGCATGAGGCCGTCCTGCAGCTCTATCAGGTGCACGCCGTCACCGGCGGCACCGACGCCCAGGCGCAAGTCACCGTCCGTCTGGAAGAAGACGGCAAGACCGTCAACGGCCAGGGAGCCGATCACGACACGCTGGTCGCCTCGGCCCGCGCTTATGTCAACGCGCTCAATAAGTTGCTGGTCAAGCGCGAGCGCGGCGAACCGGCGGCCATGACCGCCTGA
- the mreC gene encoding rod shape-determining protein MreC, whose amino-acid sequence MKRREGALVKVANPFKGWTQRFAFGLLIAASVGLMLVGKADSRLVERLRVNVNDMVAPALSLVSEPVATLRNTLSQFDSYKALQGEIAQLRAQNEELLRWQAAARALKSENTQLRAFLDAANDPYINSAVGRVIADNRGAFAHTLLVAAGLRDGVTRNQAAMAPEGLAGRVIEVGDRSARVLLVTDINSRIPVVLQSSRQRAVLAGTNGQRLKLLYLEADSPRKIGERIVTSGLGGVFPPGLPIGRIVEVTPDAVWVEPELKSRRLEYLRLLDYRVDASLVPKGFEESLETVTLSTGQETAAEGVEAEETGSRENGAIRQ is encoded by the coding sequence GTGAAAAGGCGCGAAGGGGCACTTGTAAAAGTCGCCAATCCATTCAAAGGGTGGACCCAACGCTTTGCGTTCGGGCTGCTCATCGCCGCGTCCGTCGGACTGATGCTGGTCGGCAAGGCCGACAGCCGTCTGGTCGAGCGGCTGCGCGTCAACGTCAACGACATGGTCGCCCCGGCGCTCTCGCTTGTGTCTGAACCGGTCGCAACGCTGCGCAACACGCTGTCCCAGTTCGATTCCTACAAGGCGCTGCAGGGCGAGATCGCTCAGCTCCGCGCTCAGAACGAGGAGTTGCTGCGCTGGCAGGCGGCGGCCCGTGCGCTGAAGTCGGAGAACACGCAGCTCCGCGCCTTCCTGGACGCCGCCAACGATCCCTACATCAACAGCGCCGTCGGGCGGGTGATCGCCGACAACCGCGGCGCCTTCGCCCACACCCTGCTGGTGGCCGCCGGCCTGCGCGATGGCGTGACCCGCAATCAGGCGGCGATGGCGCCGGAAGGACTCGCGGGCCGGGTCATCGAAGTGGGTGACCGCTCCGCGCGTGTCCTCCTGGTCACCGACATCAACAGCCGCATTCCCGTGGTGCTTCAGTCGAGCCGCCAGCGCGCGGTGCTGGCCGGAACCAACGGTCAGCGGCTGAAGCTGCTCTATCTGGAAGCCGACAGCCCCCGCAAGATCGGGGAGCGCATCGTGACCTCGGGCCTGGGCGGGGTCTTCCCGCCTGGCTTGCCGATCGGCCGGATCGTCGAGGTCACGCCGGACGCCGTTTGGGTCGAGCCCGAGCTCAAGAGCCGACGGCTGGAATACCTGCGCCTGCTCGACTACCGGGTCGATGCGAGCCTCGTCCCCAAGGGTTTCGAGGAGAGCCTGGAGACCGTCACCCTTTCCACCGGTCAGGAGACGGCGGCCGAAGGGGTTGAGGCAGAGGAAACGGGATCGCGGGAGAACGGCGCGATCCGCCAATAA
- a CDS encoding gamma-glutamyltransferase, whose protein sequence is MTDPAFPDRFSAGQIIAKPPAFGGGGVVVSQSRVAAEAGAAMLAAGGNAVDAAIATSLAVGVAEPWMSGLGGGALCLLQKADGGPPEGYDFGMPSPRALDPADYPLEPGGGIAGDLFGWPKVVGDANLTGAKAVGVPGLPAGLALLHERHGSLPWSKLFEPAIALAEDGLPVDWFTLLQIANAIEGMAEDPGCAAVFLDAKGRAPNPVPLKPVCRNPALVRTLKTLSEKGMAAFYEGPLAEGIIRDLQALGGSLSQEDLSACKPLTYDPVAAPLGKGRVWLLPELNGGPTIIHALTALREDLGEALDGAPSPAFFSSFATSMMAAFSDRLERLGDQEGRRGLESCTTHISVIDGQGNLVALTQTLLSVFGSKVLLPESGLLMNNAVNWFDPRPGKANSIAPGKRPLCNYVPLIGEGEVEGRGQRRFAIGGSGGRKIIPAVAQLACFLLAHGLDLEDAMAQPRLDASAPNAVGADPRIGGETLQALSDAGVPVTLQRWGPYPNNFAILGAVLAESGDKLGAACPYHPWAEAVALA, encoded by the coding sequence GTGACTGATCCGGCCTTTCCCGACCGCTTTTCCGCGGGGCAGATCATCGCCAAGCCACCGGCCTTCGGCGGCGGCGGCGTGGTGGTCTCGCAAAGCCGCGTCGCAGCGGAAGCCGGGGCGGCCATGCTGGCGGCGGGCGGCAACGCCGTGGATGCGGCAATCGCCACATCGCTGGCCGTCGGGGTCGCCGAGCCTTGGATGAGCGGCCTGGGCGGCGGCGCGCTCTGTCTCCTGCAGAAGGCGGACGGCGGGCCGCCCGAAGGCTATGACTTCGGCATGCCCTCGCCCCGCGCGCTCGACCCGGCGGACTATCCCCTGGAACCCGGGGGCGGCATAGCAGGCGACCTCTTCGGCTGGCCGAAGGTCGTGGGCGACGCCAACCTTACCGGGGCCAAGGCCGTGGGCGTGCCGGGCCTGCCAGCCGGTCTCGCCCTGCTCCATGAACGTCATGGCTCGCTGCCCTGGTCGAAACTCTTCGAGCCGGCCATCGCCCTGGCCGAGGACGGGCTTCCCGTCGACTGGTTCACGCTGCTTCAGATCGCCAACGCCATCGAGGGCATGGCGGAGGATCCGGGCTGCGCCGCCGTCTTCCTGGATGCCAAGGGCCGTGCCCCGAACCCGGTCCCCCTGAAGCCTGTCTGCCGCAACCCCGCCCTGGTCCGCACTTTGAAGACCCTGTCGGAGAAGGGCATGGCGGCCTTCTACGAAGGACCGCTGGCCGAGGGCATCATCCGTGATCTGCAGGCGCTGGGCGGCAGCCTCTCCCAGGAAGATCTTTCGGCCTGCAAGCCCCTGACCTATGACCCCGTGGCGGCGCCGCTGGGGAAGGGCCGCGTGTGGCTGCTGCCGGAGTTGAACGGCGGCCCCACGATCATCCATGCCCTCACCGCCCTGCGTGAAGACCTGGGCGAAGCGCTGGACGGCGCTCCCTCCCCGGCATTCTTCTCCAGCTTCGCGACCTCCATGATGGCGGCCTTCTCCGACCGGCTGGAGAGGCTTGGCGATCAGGAGGGGCGGCGCGGGCTGGAAAGCTGCACCACCCACATCTCGGTGATCGACGGCCAGGGCAACCTTGTCGCGCTGACGCAGACCCTGCTGTCCGTCTTTGGCTCGAAGGTGCTGCTGCCCGAAAGCGGTCTCCTGATGAACAACGCCGTCAACTGGTTCGACCCGCGGCCCGGCAAGGCCAACAGCATCGCGCCCGGCAAGCGTCCGCTCTGCAACTACGTCCCGCTGATCGGCGAGGGCGAGGTCGAAGGGCGCGGCCAGAGGCGCTTTGCCATCGGCGGCTCGGGCGGGCGCAAGATCATACCGGCGGTGGCGCAGCTCGCCTGCTTCCTGCTGGCGCACGGTCTCGACCTGGAAGACGCCATGGCGCAGCCGCGCCTGGACGCGAGCGCGCCCAACGCCGTGGGCGCGGATCCGCGCATCGGCGGAGAGACGCTTCAGGCGCTGTCCGACGCGGGTGTGCCGGTCACGCTGCAACGCTGGGGCCCCTACCCCAACAACTTCGCGATCCTGGGCGCCGTCCTGGCCGAGAGCGGGGACAAGCTGGGCGCGGCCTGTCCCTACCACCCCTGGGCCGAGGCCGTGGCGCTCGCTTGA